The proteins below come from a single Streptomyces sp. B3I8 genomic window:
- a CDS encoding MoxR family ATPase, whose amino-acid sequence MGYVKLFDPDEELTGTPHPDPLPPLPPRGVARPDDEVYLFDDRTVLAVNIALATGRPLLVLGPPGSGKSTLAPNVARLMRLRYYAEVVTARTEPHDLLWREEAFRQLNDAYSGRLGAPDSPAYFRPGVLWKALDPSVDPVFADSADPAGSAAGEAVGAGADPALRGRPAVVLIDEIDKADPDVPDALLDPLNNLRFEGPGRRLVTAAEGIGAPLVVITSNEERELSAAFRRRCIPLVLEPPDREHLLRVAQLHMGAAYDPLLASELAEMFDAESSAARPVASTAEFLDTLRACRQMGLTADSPEWRAVAGLAMVKGSTDVLPYA is encoded by the coding sequence GTGGGCTACGTCAAGCTTTTCGACCCCGACGAGGAGCTCACCGGAACCCCGCACCCCGATCCCTTGCCGCCGCTCCCGCCGCGCGGCGTGGCCCGGCCGGACGACGAGGTGTACCTCTTCGACGACCGTACGGTCCTGGCCGTCAACATCGCCCTGGCCACCGGCCGCCCCCTGCTGGTGCTCGGCCCGCCCGGCTCCGGCAAGTCCACCCTGGCGCCCAATGTGGCCCGGCTGATGAGGCTGCGCTACTACGCCGAGGTCGTCACCGCCCGTACCGAGCCGCACGACCTGCTCTGGCGCGAGGAGGCGTTCCGGCAGCTCAACGACGCGTACTCGGGGAGGCTCGGCGCCCCCGACTCGCCCGCGTACTTCCGGCCGGGCGTGCTGTGGAAGGCCCTCGACCCGTCCGTCGACCCGGTGTTCGCCGACTCCGCCGATCCCGCCGGCTCCGCGGCCGGGGAAGCCGTGGGCGCGGGGGCGGATCCGGCGTTGCGCGGACGCCCGGCCGTGGTGCTGATCGACGAGATCGACAAGGCGGATCCGGACGTGCCGGACGCGCTCCTCGACCCGCTGAACAACCTGCGCTTCGAGGGTCCGGGCCGCCGTCTCGTGACGGCCGCGGAGGGGATCGGCGCGCCCCTGGTGGTCATCACCAGCAACGAGGAACGGGAACTGTCGGCCGCCTTCCGGCGCCGCTGCATCCCGCTGGTCCTGGAACCCCCGGACCGCGAACACCTGCTGCGAGTGGCCCAGTTGCACATGGGCGCGGCCTACGACCCGCTGCTCGCGAGCGAGTTGGCCGAGATGTTCGACGCCGAGTCGTCCGCCGCGCGGCCGGTGGCGAGCACGGCGGAGTTCCTCGACACGCTGCGGGCCTGCCGGCAGATGGGGCTCACCGCCGACTCCCCGGAGTGGCGCGCGGTGGCGGGCCTCGCCATGGTCAAGGGCTCCACCGACGTCCTGCCGTACGCATGA
- a CDS encoding large ATP-binding protein gives MYRYAVSYLRGRDEAWVARFLYELRRRLDASMGPQFTRVPAPPPRDARRTAPAESPGVATADVVLALCSPSYFSEGPADQDWAVLAHRQTLGQARTGTAPRTALPLLWEPIPQRLPEPVAAADVLTAGQSPEYRSLGLALLTMQAPRYRGALDEVLTAIVAHMNEAVRSGTTAPPLPDRSAGEPPRALAVDDNVFTEEFRKHLAPAVPAPRVPRTLVADDGADETVPAELLPELGRRLLLVGPLGAGHSTELARLAGRALDAVPHTPAGSERAPWGCRIPFVLSARSGALPDLDGLVPALAPGAAAREPAGWAARQLRAGHAFVAVDDLDAVPSRNRTAVWESLLRLLRAHPQAPCVIATNGATVPWERLGSEFRTVRLRALAPAGVRALLESLAGGGDRRASQALTRRLDEDPVLSGVAGRPAATAAIWRASRAHALPGPPPRHQLLRAGISAGWRRARPEPGGVPPVREDGAAVPDSVLRTACGSLAVATLDMDGARIPLRTALDALRDRGTRAAGAAPAPDRLLAALADRTGTLYQPGPDTVAFSDPAVRTFLAAHHLAGAEPADAARLMARAGYTELEELLREVRAARNSKEPRGLLTAGHRPLRRLPTARPAGPAPVRRAVVRSAGELRALADAGSDGPELWCEGTVEGLDELLPRMRGLRTLVLTDDPARTALPPLDACPRLRALRVVRCPALTDWTALASSTVMFLTLEPWPDGGPVPEGLYDMPWLSQVDLVSPGARPSARAGAHAVPRPGGTPRQGAAFPGVRVVRPGRARGGNLQH, from the coding sequence GTGTACCGCTATGCCGTCAGCTATTTGCGTGGTCGGGACGAGGCCTGGGTGGCCCGTTTCCTGTACGAGCTGCGCAGACGGCTGGACGCGTCCATGGGCCCGCAGTTCACCCGTGTCCCGGCGCCGCCCCCGCGGGACGCGCGCCGCACGGCGCCGGCCGAGTCGCCCGGCGTGGCCACCGCCGACGTCGTGCTGGCCCTGTGCAGTCCCTCCTATTTCAGCGAGGGCCCCGCCGACCAGGACTGGGCGGTCCTCGCGCACCGCCAGACGCTGGGCCAGGCCCGTACCGGCACCGCGCCCCGCACGGCGCTGCCGCTGCTGTGGGAGCCGATCCCGCAGCGGCTGCCGGAACCGGTCGCGGCGGCCGACGTCCTGACGGCCGGGCAGTCGCCGGAGTACCGCTCGCTGGGGCTGGCCCTGCTCACCATGCAGGCACCCCGGTACCGCGGAGCCCTGGACGAGGTCCTCACGGCGATCGTCGCACACATGAACGAGGCGGTCAGGAGTGGTACGACGGCACCGCCGCTGCCCGACCGGTCGGCGGGCGAGCCGCCCCGCGCACTCGCGGTGGACGACAACGTGTTCACCGAGGAGTTCCGCAAACACCTGGCACCGGCCGTGCCCGCACCCCGGGTCCCCCGCACCCTGGTGGCCGACGACGGCGCGGACGAGACCGTACCCGCCGAACTGCTGCCCGAACTGGGCCGGCGGCTGCTTCTGGTCGGGCCCCTGGGAGCGGGACACAGCACCGAACTGGCCCGGCTGGCCGGGCGGGCGCTCGACGCCGTCCCGCACACCCCGGCCGGCTCCGAGCGGGCGCCCTGGGGCTGCCGGATCCCGTTCGTGCTCTCCGCCCGCTCGGGGGCGCTCCCGGACCTGGACGGGCTGGTGCCCGCCCTCGCCCCGGGGGCCGCCGCCCGGGAGCCCGCCGGCTGGGCGGCCCGTCAACTGCGCGCCGGGCACGCCTTCGTCGCCGTCGACGACCTCGACGCGGTGCCCTCCCGCAACCGCACCGCCGTCTGGGAGTCCCTGCTGCGCCTGCTGCGCGCCCACCCGCAGGCACCGTGCGTCATCGCCACCAACGGGGCCACCGTGCCCTGGGAGCGGCTGGGCTCCGAGTTCCGCACCGTCCGCCTGCGCGCCCTGGCCCCGGCGGGCGTCCGGGCCCTGCTGGAGTCCCTGGCCGGCGGCGGCGACCGGCGGGCGTCGCAAGCACTGACGCGGCGGCTGGACGAGGACCCGGTGCTCTCCGGTGTCGCGGGGCGCCCGGCCGCCACCGCGGCGATCTGGCGGGCCTCCCGGGCACACGCCCTGCCGGGTCCGCCCCCGCGACACCAGCTCCTGCGGGCCGGGATCTCCGCCGGGTGGCGGCGCGCCCGGCCGGAACCCGGCGGGGTGCCCCCGGTGCGTGAGGACGGGGCCGCGGTGCCGGACAGCGTGCTGCGCACGGCCTGCGGCAGCCTGGCCGTGGCCACCCTGGACATGGACGGCGCGCGCATCCCGCTGCGCACGGCGCTGGACGCGCTGCGCGACCGCGGCACCCGCGCGGCCGGTGCCGCCCCGGCGCCCGACCGGCTGCTGGCCGCCCTCGCGGACCGTACGGGCACGCTCTACCAGCCCGGCCCCGACACGGTCGCGTTCTCCGACCCCGCGGTCCGCACCTTCCTGGCGGCCCACCATCTGGCCGGCGCCGAACCCGCGGACGCCGCGCGCCTCATGGCCCGCGCCGGGTACACCGAGCTGGAGGAGCTGCTGCGGGAGGTGCGGGCGGCACGGAACAGCAAGGAGCCGCGCGGCCTGCTGACCGCGGGCCACCGCCCGCTCCGCCGGCTGCCGACGGCCCGGCCCGCGGGACCCGCCCCGGTGCGGCGCGCCGTCGTCCGCTCCGCCGGGGAACTGCGCGCGCTCGCCGACGCCGGTTCCGATGGCCCGGAACTGTGGTGCGAGGGAACGGTGGAGGGCCTGGACGAGCTGCTGCCGCGAATGCGCGGCCTGCGCACGCTGGTCCTCACCGACGACCCCGCGCGCACCGCGCTCCCCCCGCTGGACGCCTGCCCCCGGCTGCGCGCGCTGCGGGTGGTGCGCTGCCCCGCGCTGACCGACTGGACGGCCCTCGCGTCCTCCACGGTCATGTTCCTCACTCTGGAACCGTGGCCGGACGGCGGGCCGGTGCCGGAGGGTCTGTACGACATGCCCTGGCTCAGCCAGGTCGACCTGGTGTCGCCGGGAGCACGGCCGTCCGCGCGCGCCGGGGCGCACGCCGTTCCCCGGCCGGGCGGAACGCCCAGGCAGGGGGCGGCGTTCCCCGGTGTGCGGGTGGTGCGTCCGGGCCGGGCCCGCGGAGGCAATCTTCAGCACTGA
- a CDS encoding PRC-barrel domain containing protein, with protein sequence MTEGMWRYAPTAGHTPDDDLTGYRVEAADGHIGKVDKHSADVDSQYLVVDTGVWILGKKVLLPAGVVTGIDNEDRTVHVARTKEQIKAAPEFDEDKHLGDPRYRDQLGGHYGSGH encoded by the coding sequence GTGACAGAAGGCATGTGGCGCTACGCCCCGACGGCCGGACACACCCCGGACGACGATCTGACCGGCTACCGGGTCGAGGCGGCCGACGGCCACATCGGCAAGGTCGACAAGCACTCGGCCGACGTCGACTCGCAGTACCTCGTGGTCGACACCGGCGTCTGGATCCTCGGCAAGAAGGTGCTGCTGCCCGCGGGCGTGGTCACCGGCATCGACAACGAGGACCGCACCGTGCACGTCGCCCGCACCAAGGAGCAGATCAAGGCCGCCCCCGAGTTCGACGAGGACAAGCACCTGGGCGACCCCCGCTACCGCGACCAGCTCGGCGGCCACTACGGCTCCGGTCACTGA
- a CDS encoding isochorismatase family cysteine hydrolase has product MGTTALVVIDMINTYDHDDADLLLPSVKTVVPAVAGLLDRAREHGAPVIYVNDNFGEWRSHHGELLDRALAGPHADLVKPVRPDDASLFVVKARHSIFFETPLGYLLGQQGIDRLVLCGQVTEQCVLYSALDAHIRHLDVVVPRDAVAHIHEDLARAALRMMERNMGAEVCESADLWTDRA; this is encoded by the coding sequence ATGGGCACCACCGCACTCGTCGTCATCGACATGATCAACACCTACGATCACGACGACGCCGACCTGCTCCTGCCGTCGGTGAAGACGGTCGTGCCGGCCGTCGCGGGACTGCTCGACCGGGCGCGCGAGCACGGCGCACCCGTCATCTACGTCAACGACAACTTCGGCGAGTGGCGCTCGCACCACGGCGAACTGCTCGACAGGGCGCTGGCCGGACCGCACGCCGACCTCGTGAAGCCCGTACGGCCCGACGACGCGTCGCTCTTCGTGGTCAAGGCCCGCCACTCGATCTTCTTCGAGACCCCGCTCGGCTACCTCCTCGGCCAGCAGGGCATCGACCGGCTCGTCCTGTGCGGCCAGGTCACCGAGCAGTGCGTGCTGTACTCGGCGCTGGACGCGCACATCCGCCACCTGGACGTGGTCGTGCCGCGCGACGCCGTCGCCCACATCCACGAGGACCTGGCGCGGGCCGCGCTGCGGATGATGGAACGGAACATGGGCGCGGAGGTGTGCGAGAGCGCGGACCTGTGGACGGACCGGGCCTGA
- a CDS encoding glycoside hydrolase family 38 C-terminal domain-containing protein yields the protein MHDDRSLVEARLKRVLEERIRPAVYPESVPLEVAVWHAPGEPVPVAEGLAAEPAPIEVGARWGAPWGTSWFRVTGTVPEAWAGRTVEALLDLGFDENMPGFQCEGLVYRPDGTPVKGLNPRNQWVRIGAPVAGGEEVRLHVEAASNPVILDYHPFLPTRLGDKETAGSEPQYTLTRMDLAVFDETVWQLVLDLEVLGELMAELPVESARRWDLLRAVERALDAVDLQDVNGTAGRARERLTEVLSSPAVPSAHRISAVGHAHIDSAWLWPLRETVRKVARTTANMTSLLDEEPDFVFAMSQAQQWAWVKEHRPEVWARVKKAVADGRFVPAGGMWVESDTNMPGSEAMARQFVHGKRFFLDEFGIENEEAWLPDTFGFAAGLPQIIKAAGSKWLLTQKISWSQTNKFPHHTFQWEGIDGTRIFTHFPPVDTYNCSMQGREIAHAARNFKDKGVARHSLAPTGWGDGGGGTTREMVAKAARMRDLEGSATVTWETPEAFFRKAEAEYPEPPVWVGELYLELHRATLTSQARTKQGNRRSEHLLREAELWAATAAVRTDFAYPYEELDRIWKTVLLHQFHDILPGSSIAWVHREARATYERLERELTAIITAAQDALAGSGDAELVFNAAPHARRGIPAGGAGPVAVDGSTALQPRDGGGFVLDNGLLRIEVDARGLVPSVYDLGSGRETVAPGRPANLLQLHPDFPNQWDAWDVDEFYRNTVTELTDVEEVSAGEDGASVRIVRSFGGSRVVQVLSLAPGERRLVVDTEVDWHETEKFLKLAFPLDVHAERYASETQFGHFHRPTHTNTSWEAAKFEACNHRFVHVAEPGWGVAVVTDSTYGHDVTRAVRQGGGRGATTTVRVSLLRAPRFPDPETDQGVHRFRHALVPGAEIGDAVREGWRVNLPERRVTGAGPVAPLVSVAEDAVVVTAVKLADDGSGDVVVRFHEANGGRSTATLTPDFDVASVTVTDLLERALPDAPAPRSEDGRLVLPLGPFELVTLRLKRA from the coding sequence ATGCATGACGACCGCAGCCTCGTGGAAGCCCGCCTCAAGCGCGTCCTCGAGGAACGCATCCGTCCCGCCGTGTACCCCGAGTCGGTACCGCTGGAAGTGGCGGTGTGGCACGCGCCCGGCGAGCCCGTCCCGGTGGCGGAGGGGCTCGCGGCCGAGCCCGCGCCCATCGAGGTGGGCGCCCGGTGGGGAGCGCCCTGGGGCACGAGCTGGTTCCGGGTGACCGGGACCGTGCCCGAGGCGTGGGCCGGGCGGACCGTGGAGGCCCTGCTCGACCTCGGCTTCGACGAGAACATGCCCGGCTTCCAGTGCGAGGGCCTCGTGTACCGGCCCGACGGCACCCCGGTGAAGGGCCTCAACCCGCGCAACCAGTGGGTGCGGATCGGCGCGCCCGTCGCCGGCGGCGAGGAGGTGCGCCTGCACGTCGAGGCCGCCTCCAACCCCGTCATCCTCGACTACCACCCCTTCCTGCCCACCCGGCTCGGCGACAAGGAGACGGCGGGCAGCGAGCCGCAGTACACGCTGACCCGGATGGACCTCGCCGTCTTCGACGAGACGGTGTGGCAGCTCGTGCTCGACCTGGAGGTGCTCGGCGAGCTGATGGCCGAGCTGCCGGTGGAGTCCGCCCGCCGGTGGGACCTCCTGCGCGCGGTCGAACGGGCCCTGGACGCCGTCGACCTCCAGGACGTGAACGGCACGGCCGGGCGGGCCCGGGAACGGCTCACCGAGGTGCTCTCCTCCCCCGCCGTACCCTCCGCGCACCGGATCAGCGCGGTCGGCCACGCGCACATCGACTCGGCGTGGCTGTGGCCGCTGCGGGAGACGGTGCGCAAGGTGGCCCGTACCACCGCCAACATGACCTCGCTGCTCGACGAGGAGCCGGACTTCGTCTTCGCGATGTCGCAGGCGCAGCAGTGGGCGTGGGTGAAGGAGCACCGGCCCGAGGTGTGGGCGCGGGTGAAGAAGGCGGTGGCGGACGGGCGGTTCGTGCCGGCCGGCGGGATGTGGGTGGAGTCGGACACCAACATGCCCGGTTCGGAGGCGATGGCCCGGCAGTTCGTGCACGGCAAGCGGTTCTTCCTCGACGAGTTCGGCATCGAGAACGAGGAGGCGTGGCTGCCGGACACCTTCGGCTTCGCCGCGGGGCTGCCGCAGATCATCAAGGCGGCCGGTTCGAAGTGGCTGCTGACGCAGAAGATCTCGTGGTCGCAGACGAACAAGTTCCCCCACCACACCTTCCAGTGGGAGGGCATCGACGGCACGCGGATCTTCACGCACTTCCCGCCCGTCGACACCTACAACTGCTCGATGCAGGGCCGGGAGATCGCGCACGCGGCCCGCAACTTCAAGGACAAGGGGGTCGCCCGGCACTCGCTGGCCCCGACCGGCTGGGGCGACGGGGGCGGCGGCACCACCCGCGAGATGGTCGCCAAGGCGGCCCGGATGCGGGACCTGGAGGGTTCGGCGACCGTCACCTGGGAGACGCCGGAGGCGTTCTTCCGCAAGGCGGAGGCCGAGTACCCCGAACCGCCGGTGTGGGTGGGTGAGTTGTACCTGGAGCTGCACCGGGCGACGCTCACCAGCCAGGCGCGCACCAAGCAGGGCAACCGGCGCAGCGAGCACCTGCTGCGCGAGGCCGAGCTGTGGGCGGCGACGGCCGCCGTGCGGACCGACTTCGCGTACCCGTACGAGGAGTTGGACCGGATCTGGAAGACGGTGCTGCTGCACCAGTTCCACGACATCCTGCCCGGCTCGTCCATCGCCTGGGTGCACCGCGAGGCGCGGGCCACGTACGAGCGGCTGGAGCGCGAGCTGACCGCGATCATCACGGCGGCGCAGGACGCGCTGGCCGGGAGCGGTGACGCGGAGCTGGTGTTCAACGCGGCCCCGCATGCCCGGCGCGGCATCCCGGCGGGCGGCGCCGGGCCGGTGGCCGTCGACGGGAGCACGGCGCTTCAGCCGCGTGACGGGGGCGGGTTCGTGCTGGACAACGGGCTGCTGCGGATCGAGGTGGACGCCCGGGGTCTCGTGCCCTCGGTGTACGACCTGGGCTCCGGCCGGGAGACCGTCGCCCCGGGCCGGCCGGCCAACCTGCTGCAGCTGCATCCCGACTTCCCGAACCAGTGGGACGCGTGGGACGTGGACGAGTTCTACCGCAACACGGTGACCGAGCTGACCGACGTGGAAGAGGTGAGCGCGGGCGAGGACGGGGCGTCCGTGCGCATCGTGCGGTCTTTCGGCGGTTCCCGGGTCGTCCAGGTGCTGTCGCTGGCGCCGGGCGAGCGGCGCCTCGTGGTGGACACGGAGGTGGACTGGCACGAGACGGAGAAGTTCCTCAAGCTGGCCTTCCCGCTCGACGTGCACGCCGAACGGTACGCGTCCGAGACGCAGTTCGGGCACTTCCACCGGCCGACGCACACCAACACGAGCTGGGAGGCGGCCAAGTTCGAGGCGTGCAACCACCGGTTCGTGCACGTGGCGGAGCCGGGGTGGGGCGTGGCGGTCGTCACCGACTCCACGTACGGCCACGACGTGACCCGTGCCGTGCGGCAGGGCGGCGGGCGGGGTGCCACCACCACGGTGCGGGTGTCGCTGCTGCGCGCCCCGCGCTTCCCCGACCCGGAGACCGACCAGGGCGTGCACCGCTTCCGGCACGCGCTGGTGCCGGGTGCGGAGATCGGGGACGCGGTGCGCGAGGGCTGGCGGGTCAATCTGCCGGAGCGGCGGGTGACGGGCGCGGGTCCGGTGGCGCCGCTGGTCTCGGTCGCGGAGGACGCGGTGGTCGTCACCGCGGTCAAGCTGGCCGACGACGGCAGCGGTGATGTGGTGGTCCGCTTCCACGAGGCCAACGGTGGCCGCTCCACGGCGACGCTCACGCCGGACTTCGACGTGGCGTCGGTGACGGTCACCGACCTGCTGGAGCGCGCGCTGCCGGACGCGCCGGCGCCCCGCTCGGAGGACGGCCGGCTCGTCCTGCCGCTGGGCCCGTTCGAGCTGGTGACGCTGCGGCTGAAGCGGGCGTAG
- a CDS encoding endo-beta-N-acetylglucosaminidase: MTPTRRAVLFTGAATATAALLPLPSATAAGPGSPAALPAATPPLASYWYPDSLPSGEPGAGITWRGLRDWRAEDDPDLAFNASTVPLAPRFTPAPVNDTARAGQARIQSLVSFGPTSGNPSQGSATADHYALTHWAYLDELVFWGGSAGEGLILAPNAPIVDAAHRHGVRVLGNVFLPPVAYGGQLRWTRDLVRKDSDGHYPLAERLVAVAAAYGFDGWFVNAETGGGDAALGADMLGFMTELKSLAAARGQRVTWYDAMTVNGSVSWQGALDSGNEAFFEKADDMFVDFRWSASSLASSGQLAEQLGRDRYELWAGVDVEASGWNRFVNWDAIVPANAPHVTSLGFYRPEWTRNHLPADHTPAEFHAADDRFWTGRSLDPAHPDTTDGWRAPALSVADRSTVSSVPFASTFNTGHGLRWYEAGRVTSEAPWNHLGLQDRLPSRRWVVRTEGARPQVAFDFEDAWRGGSSVLVSGTLTAPVTLDLYATRLPLRGGAVVDLAYREDGGGAAVAVELAVATAEPAAGAAPPYTYLPVRPRHHGRVADGWRTATVRLPGRSGSVHALGVRLTAADGTPVAWRLGALAVRRADRPDRRPAPPTGLRITAASGGDLRFGWRPARGPVRQYTLHRVLSDGTRRFLGGTCQHAFFVPGLVPGEGERTARFEVRTVGEVYTASSPAHVTHTW; encoded by the coding sequence GTGACCCCCACCAGACGTGCCGTCCTGTTCACCGGCGCGGCCACCGCGACCGCCGCCCTGCTACCCCTGCCGTCCGCCACGGCGGCCGGCCCCGGCTCCCCCGCCGCCCTCCCTGCCGCGACCCCTCCGTTGGCCTCGTACTGGTACCCGGACTCGCTGCCCTCCGGTGAGCCCGGCGCCGGCATCACCTGGCGCGGACTGCGCGACTGGCGCGCGGAGGACGACCCCGACCTCGCGTTCAACGCCTCGACGGTGCCGCTCGCGCCCCGTTTCACCCCGGCCCCGGTCAACGACACCGCGCGCGCCGGTCAGGCCCGTATCCAGTCCCTGGTCTCCTTCGGGCCGACCTCGGGCAATCCCTCCCAGGGCTCCGCCACCGCCGACCACTACGCGCTCACCCACTGGGCGTACCTCGACGAGCTGGTGTTCTGGGGCGGTTCGGCGGGCGAGGGGCTGATCCTCGCGCCGAACGCGCCGATCGTGGACGCCGCCCACCGCCACGGCGTGCGTGTCCTCGGCAACGTCTTCCTGCCGCCCGTCGCCTACGGCGGACAGCTGCGGTGGACCCGCGACCTGGTGCGGAAGGACTCCGACGGGCATTACCCGCTCGCCGAGCGGCTGGTCGCGGTGGCCGCCGCGTACGGGTTCGACGGCTGGTTCGTCAACGCCGAGACGGGCGGCGGGGACGCCGCGCTGGGCGCCGACATGCTCGGTTTCATGACCGAGTTGAAGAGCCTCGCGGCAGCCCGCGGGCAGCGGGTGACCTGGTACGACGCGATGACGGTGAACGGGTCGGTGAGCTGGCAGGGCGCCCTGGACAGCGGCAACGAGGCGTTCTTCGAGAAGGCCGACGACATGTTCGTGGACTTCCGCTGGTCGGCGTCCTCCCTCGCCTCCTCCGGGCAGCTGGCCGAGCAGCTGGGCCGGGACCGCTACGAGCTGTGGGCCGGGGTGGACGTCGAGGCGAGCGGCTGGAACCGCTTCGTGAACTGGGACGCGATCGTCCCGGCGAACGCCCCGCACGTCACCTCGCTCGGTTTCTACCGGCCCGAGTGGACCCGCAACCACCTGCCCGCCGACCACACCCCGGCCGAGTTCCACGCCGCCGACGACCGCTTCTGGACCGGCCGTTCGCTCGACCCGGCCCACCCCGACACCACGGACGGCTGGCGCGCCCCGGCACTCTCCGTCGCCGACCGCTCGACGGTGAGCTCGGTGCCGTTCGCGAGCACCTTCAACACCGGTCACGGACTGCGCTGGTACGAGGCGGGGCGAGTGACCTCCGAGGCGCCCTGGAACCATCTGGGGCTGCAGGACAGGCTGCCGTCCCGGCGCTGGGTGGTGCGCACCGAGGGGGCACGGCCCCAGGTGGCGTTCGACTTCGAGGACGCCTGGCGGGGCGGCAGCAGCGTCCTGGTCTCCGGGACGCTCACCGCGCCCGTCACCCTGGATCTGTACGCGACGCGGCTGCCGCTGCGCGGGGGCGCGGTCGTCGACCTGGCCTACCGGGAGGACGGGGGCGGGGCGGCGGTCGCCGTGGAGCTCGCGGTGGCCACCGCCGAGCCCGCGGCCGGGGCGGCGCCGCCGTACACGTATCTGCCGGTACGGCCTCGGCACCACGGGCGGGTCGCGGACGGCTGGCGGACCGCCACCGTGCGGCTGCCGGGCCGTTCCGGATCGGTGCACGCACTCGGGGTCCGGCTCACCGCGGCCGACGGGACACCGGTCGCCTGGCGGCTGGGCGCCCTCGCCGTACGGCGCGCAGACCGGCCGGACCGCCGGCCCGCGCCGCCCACGGGGCTGCGGATCACCGCGGCCTCGGGGGGCGACCTGCGGTTCGGGTGGCGGCCGGCTCGTGGGCCGGTGCGGCAGTACACGCTGCACCGGGTGCTGTCCGACGGCACCCGGCGGTTCCTCGGCGGCACCTGCCAGCACGCGTTCTTCGTGCCCGGGCTCGTACCCGGGGAGGGGGAGCGGACGGCACGGTTCGAGGTGCGTACGGTGGGGGAGGTCTACACCGCATCGTCCCCGGCCCACGTCACACACACCTGGTGA
- a CDS encoding glycosyl hydrolase: MPAAVRFGVNYTPSEGWFHHWLDFDLDSVRADLDSVAALGADHVRVFPLWPYFQPNRTLIRPRAVEDLVRLVDAAAERGLDVNVDGLQGHLSSFDYLPAWTRTWHRRNLFTDPEVLDGQAAYLRTLAAALAGRPGFLGMTLGNEVNQFSAGPHPDPDRATAEQIDAWLTRMLAACAEGAPGALHLHAEYDATWYQDDMPFTPAQAARHGAMTAVHSWVFDGTAQRHGRTSVPTEHHAAYLIELSKAWADDVRRPVWLQEVGAPAPLIPAAHAAAFTEATIAAALDCPGLWGITWWCSHDVSRDLADFPELEYGLGLLTNDRRPKPSAEVFARAARAHPYAPKPRTTALVVPADPAVRSRCAPGGAVFEAFFRLTADGVRPTTVLDSRADDTAHLAARGITEVVTPDEVLAPS, encoded by the coding sequence ATGCCTGCTGCTGTGCGCTTCGGCGTCAACTACACCCCGAGCGAAGGGTGGTTCCACCACTGGCTCGACTTCGATCTGGACTCCGTGCGGGCGGACCTGGACTCCGTCGCGGCGCTCGGCGCCGACCACGTCCGGGTGTTCCCGCTGTGGCCCTACTTCCAGCCCAACCGCACGCTGATCCGCCCGCGCGCCGTCGAGGACCTGGTGCGGCTGGTGGACGCGGCCGCCGAGCGCGGGCTCGACGTCAACGTGGACGGGCTGCAGGGGCACCTGAGCAGCTTCGACTACCTGCCGGCCTGGACCCGCACCTGGCACCGGCGCAACCTGTTCACCGACCCCGAGGTGCTCGACGGCCAGGCGGCCTATCTGCGCACCCTCGCCGCCGCGCTCGCCGGCCGGCCCGGCTTCCTCGGCATGACCCTCGGCAACGAGGTGAACCAGTTCTCCGCCGGACCGCACCCCGACCCCGACCGGGCCACGGCGGAGCAGATCGACGCCTGGCTGACACGCATGCTCGCCGCCTGCGCGGAGGGCGCCCCCGGGGCGCTGCACCTGCACGCCGAGTACGACGCCACCTGGTACCAGGACGACATGCCGTTCACCCCCGCCCAGGCCGCCCGGCACGGCGCCATGACGGCCGTGCACTCCTGGGTCTTCGACGGCACCGCCCAGCGCCACGGCCGCACCTCGGTGCCCACCGAGCACCACGCCGCCTATCTGATCGAGCTGAGCAAGGCGTGGGCCGACGACGTGCGGCGGCCCGTGTGGCTCCAGGAGGTCGGCGCGCCCGCCCCGCTGATCCCCGCCGCGCACGCGGCCGCCTTCACCGAGGCGACGATCGCCGCCGCCCTGGACTGTCCCGGCCTGTGGGGCATCACCTGGTGGTGCTCCCACGACGTCTCCCGGGACCTCGCCGACTTTCCCGAACTCGAGTACGGCCTGGGCCTGTTGACCAACGACCGGCGGCCGAAGCCGAGCGCGGAGGTGTTCGCCCGCGCCGCCCGCGCGCACCCGTACGCCCCGAAGCCGCGCACCACCGCCCTGGTCGTGCCCGCCGATCCGGCCGTCCGCTCCCGGTGCGCCCCGGGCGGCGCGGTGTTCGAGGCGTTCTTCCGGCTGACCGCCGACGGCGTCCGTCCGACCACCGTCCTGGACAGCCGTGCCGACGACACCGCGCACCTCGCCGCGCGCGGCATCACGGAGGTCGTCACCCCCGACGAGGTGCTCGCCCCGTCGTAG